The nucleotide sequence aaTTTCTTTCTTTCTAGGGGCGTTAAAAACATATGATGCGTATTTATtgtttcttcttttttttcctcGTTTAAAGGAACTGGAtgttctatatattttgttattcttttcaaatttattttgtataaggtattattaattattaattcaGAGTTTCCTAAAACAAGTATTTTGCTATTCTCACATTTTCTTAGCTTCTTATTAACTTCATATAGcgtttttttatcaaatacATTTTCACTTGCTTCGTTATTTTCGCTGtcattatgtatattttctttttcgtcattaatatttttattattccaaCTAGTTATTTGCCCGCTGATATATTCTTCTAAATTACCCTTATTCTCGacctttttaaatattacgATATCCCATTTTTCATcaatatcatatttatcaGATTCAGACCATTCCTTTTGTTTTGCAAcattgttaatattatttatgtctATCAAGTTGGggtttatatttatatcatttctTAAAAAGTTTAATGATAGTTCTTCAAAAGATtgtccttttttttttttttcttcaaacatttttttaatatcattatttatatttgatttactgttataaaatttttttgcgGTTGCTTGttgtttaatatatgaacCCGGGactataaaatttaaagcattcttttttttgttcatcacattatcatttttattattattttttattcgaGGATCAAACCATTTTGAATCTTCAATTATTTCATCACcatcatttaaaatttcttttttttttaaaatattattttcatttaatttatttatattcactTTTAAAGTTGAATATGGTATtggttttatatttattacgTTACCATCATCATCAACTTCTCTTCCTTGATCATCAAATTTTAATGCTTTcggtatatattttattttatttatattattttttatatcatctTTAAGTCTATTTGCTCTTTTTGCTTTTTCAATAGCGAGTTTCGCAGATTCAGTAgcttttaatatatttaaatggaTTGCTGACGATAATATTggtaaatttaaaataggATTTGGTAATCCTTGGGCGAATATGTTACCACTATTTCCAACGCTATTAATTAATGGTGTTTTAGAATTTAAAGCGAAATTCTCTAAAATGTTAACTGATTGATTAtccttttcatttttttctgtatCATCTTTCTTTTGTGCTTCTCCCCACCTCgattttcttttcttttgaTTTTCATTCAttctttaatatataataaaaatcaaGAAGATTCatacaattataataaaaaatgtaaaaacaTACCAAATATAAAGCTATAagtttatgtatatatcattaaacTAAAGgcatatgataaaaaaatgttgagaaaatatatagctATCTACATTAGGTTGAAGAAAACCTAAAAATGGCACAGCTTCAGtctcataaatatttttattatatattttatttactgaagaaaaaaattcaccaacttaaaaaaaaaaaacaatcaTATTATATCATAGGAAAAATAAACCATTCTCAAGGTAtcacaaattatatatatatccatacATAAAACGTATTtaagaaaatttatatgaatatatataattcaattatatccacatatatatttatgcacACTTATTTTACCATGTATTTTTCAGGTTTATTCATcaaacttaaaaaaaaatacatatatgttaCAGCAATGCATCCCAACTTATTTTATCTACTTTGAAAAaccaaataataaaatatagacTTCCCATATAGCACTTTTGCtctctatatatttgtatatataaattcaaAGTTTTAGCGTGTCATCATaccataataaaaataaaacatttttcaattttttatttgaaatgATAACATTAATATACTGAGATTATCTGCTACtttaattatttcaaataaaGCTGCTATCGTTTAagttatatatgcatatacatataattttattttggaaACAAAAAAACTGATAAAAATACTATTTTCTTAGATGATtagattttaaaaaatatatttaacaaaatttttattgttttatattatcattttattttaatttatatatttttaattattttatgtatattattaatattttattttttattatttatttattattttttttttgtttactTATGTCTAGAGTTGGTGGCGAGCTTTAGAAGCTAAgtacaaaaatatactacgggaattttaaaaaaatgaaacaattttattggAAAATATTCATTGAGTATTGGTTATTTCGTTAtaaatagtttttttaGCTTTACAgaatcatttatttatataatatttatgcatatttttagatgtacatattgttttatattatgaacGACTATatcaattaaaattaaagctttataatatatttttttctttttttgatactttttatatttctatatatttattgataatatttattttttatttttatattaattatcattatttgtAATGTATTGTTTTGCTAACAAATTAATTCTCACTCCAATAATGCTCTATTGATATATCGCccttattttgtttttccaaccattttatgattattatatattacatatcgagtttattttatttttatattcgttttataattttctatatgattataattcccttcttttttcaatacatattaatttattaatattatcatcacagtatatatacatatatgcattCTTTTATGTCTTTTGAAATCgtcataataatatatttatattttttgctttattaaatattttatacttaatattcatattttttttataaagtaaattatttttttttattccacATGATTCCTATATATACTGCATAATATGCATGTATTAAATGACATAATGGGTGTATATTGCACACATGCCTATATAtagattatatatatgaccGATATAGATAAATACTAGTGTATATATAGAGATACATCCATATCGAATAAACGTCAATTATATTGAATTCTCCATTGTTATGAAAATACTTAATTCAGTGTGTAATTGTCTTggtatttttgttaatatgtGAAATCTTGTTTTATATGctataaaattttgaaaaaaaagcaatACTTATGTAtgctatatatacaaaataataaaataattaagcATTtgttttacaaatatattgtttattatttttgtttaatgcttttacaaataaaatttttgtcACACaataattgtttattttaagaaatattttttatgatacTACACATATGTaggtatttatatatatgcgcATTTTATTAGTTGTACCTATTATTGCAACATATTGTTATATAGCCATTTTTTGTGTCTTTTTATTGTCACCtcaatatttattttctcaaagcgtattttaatttcactttaaacaaaagaatggaataaaaattaaatccAAATCAATTACTATGAATGAAAAATGAACTAAAAAATGGGCTAATATCAACTTAGTAAATAtgttatatcattttttgtaatataataataatacaaaaaacatagaaaaaatatataaatctgCTTTATCCTTTGCATGTAAATACTTTAATATTTCAGTATTTTCCATTATACGCTTCATAAATCGTTTTTactgttttatttttctttattattgtttcgAAAATGATTTCTCGAATGTCTGTGAGAACACATACCAATGTGGAGGCCTTAACAAAGCAGGACTCTGTaaatatgatgaaaaatataattaaattggGAATAAGTTTGGTTACATATTTACGCAATTTATTTGAAGAAAAAGCTTATGAAGAAGTTTGTATACAAGagttaaaattaaaaaggtTATTACCAATTAATTCAGAATCACAcatgataataaattgGCTAGAAAAAGGGGTTTTTGATGCAATAGAAAAGGAATATCTTCGTATATTAATTCTTGATATAAAcgatatatatgataatacGCTTGAGTGCTATAAATTTAGTTTTTCTTATAACACAGCAAAGGGAGGAGAAATAGACATAACATTAGAAACGTCAGCAAATAACGATCCAAATAACCTCGGAAACAATACGACTACTACtgctaataataataataataataataataataataataataataatgataacgGTGCGATGGAATATAGTGGGCTTATGGAAGAAAGAcgaaaaaattacaatttGAATCgattacaaaatataaaggaTAGGCtactaaataaaaatggggcgaaacaaaaaaaagaaccatctttattattaaaaaaaaatgcaaaagaaaaaacataCGAATTATTACGATCATTAGTTTTATTAACACAAACATTAAGCCCTTTACCtgaaaaaacatatttatctATGAAGCTACTGTATTATGATGAAATTGTTCCATATAATTATCAACCTCCTTATTTTAGAAATCCAGGGAATAGagatttattaaaatttatgagCATGCCTAAAGAAAATTTTGTTGGGAAAATCGATACAGggcatcattttttatctatTATTGTTAATTCAACTTGCAATAATTCAACCCAAGAAAATAGTGCATATGAGTATTATAGCAATTCTAATAAAATGGAATCAAATACAAATGTAAAAGATATGCACAATGAATATAACCAAAATAATGCTATCGATAATCATGCCGATAACTACGCAACTAATTTAGGCACACATTTAtctaataattataataggaatataaataaaggaTATACTGATGATGCATTTCATAGTTATCATCATAAATACTGTAATAGTACTTACagtaaatattataatagttgtataaataaatattatggaaattatactaatatacataaaactAATGGGTATGAATCTGAACAAAGTAAATGTTGCTCACTATTTCATGACGAAGAacaatatgaatatttaaaaaattatttgaaaaaatgtaaacgtaatgatgataaaaatgattatataattactgatgatgatgaaaataataaaacactCGAACAAAACTATTTAGATCATACACATAGGATTTATAAAAACAGACGAACTAAACACTATGCTCACGCCCCAAAAATGGAACAATATTTTACccaaaataatgaatatattacaaATGGGCAAAGACttcaattaaataaaataaaaaaaaacgaacgTGATACAAGAATCagaaaaacaaatagaAATAAACTATTAGCAGGatctatattaaataaCACTAATCCTGATGATTCAATCATTACCAGAAAAAGAAAGACAAAAAATCCCTCTCTTGCCAGAATattaaaatcaaataattatcCAGAGTATAGTAGCAATTCTGAAAGCAATGAATGTTGTGTAAAATTaggaaaaattatatctcaaaataatataaatgaaaatgataatgataatgGAGATGATTGCGTACAAGTTGAAAAACGagaaatagaaaattataaaaaaaataaaaatcgtATATCTGATGATAATCAAGGTTAtgaaatcaaaaaaaataaatataaaaaaaaaaataatcctATTCAAGTAATTTCATCAAATTATCATCCTAACAACACACATATAAATACCACTTTCCCTTTGAAAACCCGTAAAAAATctcaaaataattatacaatAAATGAAACAGACTTACAATCGTctacaataaaaatggcCACTGACAAATTATTACAAGAAAAGGAAGCAACATGcgaagaaaatgatattcAAATGAATACCAGAGGTAGaagatataatttttcaaaggAATTTAATCAAAATTCGTCACCAAAATCTCAAATAAATAccaaagaaaaaatacgAAATAGAAGAATagataaagaaaaacaaCGAATTATAAATGAACATATTACAAtaagcaaaaaaaacaaattattaggaagaatcaaaatttatattactcgatataaaatattagatATATCAaggattaaaaaaaaaatacctACGGCATCCATtaatgatattaataatgtATTAAACAATCTTATTAacgaaaatataattcaaaaaaatgaagataattcttatatttttgttaaaaataaaaactcACAAAACATTAAAAGCACAAgcatacaaaaaaatagggatttaaattatcaaaatggTGATGGGCACTTGCAAAATGGCACTGAAGCTCATAACACTTCGATAATGTTGGATCAACAGaaattcaatatatattccaCAAACAATGATGCAAATTATATTGATAAATCTtcaaatgaacaaaatacTATCTTCGATATTTCGAAAGAAAGTGATACAAAGAATTTAGAAAAACAGGGTAAGGATATAGACAAAACTAAATATCCTATTTCTAATGTTTATGACAATAGTAAGCATGTAACTAATCCGCCTAATAATGACAACCCATCCTATTTACCCACCAATAATTTGAACAAATTATCAATGCAAAAAGGCAACACGAATGAAATCGCTAAAATTGCAGAAAATAACGAATTGGAAGAAGCTGCtgaaattaataatgaCATCCAAAAATTGTATGATGACGTTTATAGCTTATGtcaaaaaacaaaatacgtaaataaagaaataattacAAAGGGACTTAGAATATACCCTTTACTATCTAAGCCTTTAATGAACAGATTAATGAAAGAAGGtgtcttaaaaaaaaaacttataaaaaacaaaggATATGaaagtaatatatttgttccAATAGAAAACATTTTTCAGGGAAATAAAAGTTCAAATTCAAACGAGAATGTTTTAacagaaaatgaaaatttccCTTCAAAGGATTTTtgtgataatataaaagcTGATTAAAcccaaattttatatttaatgcTAAATatgttgtatatattattccccattttaatatatactcATGTATTGAGAGAAAACACACGCTTTCTTgtttatgaaatatattttcatatggCATTTTAATACCGCAAGAGGAATAAACTTATTTTCGtaactttatttattttatgtaataaaaaaaaacacaataattttttatatttgcttttacatgcatatatatttgtcaATGCATGTTTTCTTTATCATAAACCCgtttgatgaaaaaaacataaaatgacaaaatataattaataaaaaagctGTGTATACACACACTTATCCCATTTTAGTCTCAAAAGGAAACCCCaaatcatataataaactaaataaaaaggGTGCACtacaaacaaaaaaaaacaccaCATTGTCTTTTAATTTGAAAGACAGCTAAGCGAATAAATTAAACTGAATTACAATTTAtcataattgttttttaagTATGCCCccaaaaatacataaaataataatgataaaatttaaaaagttaaaaaaaataaatgataataataatagagataaataatgaatgaCAAAAATTTGCGCTTACttttattcattaaaaaataaataaaaagtaaacCTTTGTATactcatatatatagaaagagagaaaaaaaattatctaTTTTAagctttaattttttaaatttcgacaaaaaacaaataaaaaaggggcaatccatatatatatattttttatgcatatagTTGCACAGGTATATTTTCATTGCCCCACCCAAATAAGATAATACATTCATAATAAGAaattaataacaaaatgaataaatatatatatatatatatgtaaacataaaaaacagtaaaaatcaaataatataaaataaaagatatgTATATACGTAGAAATTCTTTTCAAAATCTACCCCGTTGATTTCCAAATTTACGACCACTATTCGATCTGTTCTTGAAATTGCTATTGCCTTTATTGCGATTTCCCCCACCAAAATTATTACCTCCTGAGTTATTCCAATTATTTCGATCATTTCGATTTTTTCCTCCTGATCCGAATTTATTTTgcttattaaaatttttattgacATTATTGTtgctgttttttttcttatccctatttgtctttttcttctttggatttttcttttctgCGCTTTTGTCTTGTGGCAAAAATCTACTTAAAGGTAAAGTTTGAGACTCatcaatataaaatttagtATCACTTGAAAAAGATTTTGCTAGTATTCCTTCTTTCAATTTAACTGAAAAATAGAATTCATTAATTGGCCCTAAAACTTCTTCAACCTTTCCtatttcttctttattttctaaaaatattctaCCATTAAAATATGGGACTAAATTTTCTAAcgaattttttattactaaatcattttcacaagatttaaaatatgtccctcccaaaattatttttcccATTTTAAAATCATTATCGTAGTTCTTTTTAAagttgttttttttatgatgcTTAAACTGACCCATTGTATCTTAAATTATAATCTATGTAGTTTGTTGGGATATTCTATTGACTTACAATTATAAGTAATGTTGAAATTGTAGATGCACAATCGCCACGCATACaatacataaaattatatgcaaCGTATACAAGTATGGCCTATTTTACTATTCTTGATACTAAAATTCGCtttacaaatttttattaaatttctTTTTGTTTCATATAGTATTACAAAACTCTCTTTTTTTGTCTATGCTTATTTGGTATATACTCAATATCCATCGGAATTATCGTATACTAAttgtatatgtataaaattattattaatatgtattatataaatatgcatatagaTATAAAGGCGAATGccacaaaatatataaaagaaatggaaaatggaaataataaaaattgtatacgATTTTTTATGAGTTATGTACgagttttattttcctctcttttacattatttaattaaattatattttatattataatttttaaatataatctAGAGGTCATTTGTGTTTATTATgctaatataaataataacaataaccAATTTAACAATAGAAATGCTTATCTTTATTTCTTCgtcatttaattttctatatatttattaattcccccattaaatttataaaaatattaac is from Plasmodium berghei ANKA genome assembly, chromosome: 14 and encodes:
- a CDS encoding U4/U6 small nuclear ribonucleoprotein PRP3, putative, translated to MNENQKKRKSRWGEAQKKDDTEKNEKDNQSVNILENFALNSKTPLINSVGNSGNIFAQGLPNPILNLPILSSAIHLNILKATESAKLAIEKAKRANRLKDDIKNNINKIKYIPKALKFDDQGREVDDDGNVINIKPIPYSTLKVNINKLNENNILKKKEILNDGDEIIEDSKWFDPRIKNNNKNDNVMNKKKNALNFIVPGSYIKQQATAKKFYNSKSNINNDIKKMFEEKKKKGQSFEELSLNFLRNDININPNLIDINNINNVAKQKEWSESDKYDIDEKWDIVIFKKVENKGNLEEYISGQITSWNNKNINDEKENIHNDSENNEASENVFDKKTLYEVNKKLRKCENSKILVLGNSELIINNTLYKINLKRITKYIEHPVPLNEEKKEETINTHHMFLTPLERKKLRKRKRQEKEREKQDKIRIGLIPPPPPKMKLSNLMRVLGNSAVAQPSRIELQVREQMKERELRHFEQNQERKLKPEEKSKKKINKWKSNPDEENEVLVIYITKVNNKKHIFKININAQQLHLTGVFVMTVLYNFIIVEGKHISIERYKRLIFRRIKWDEDEMEGGEDEEGGDGMGNGNDDESRNKNKPTYEFDNNDTNFKNNDDTDFSIINKEREVNCSLIWSGTTKKKNFLNWKILVAKTEMEVTEYLEQHDAMHYFHIIKKHHNVLEI
- a CDS encoding HORMA domain protein, putative; this encodes MISRMSVRTHTNVEALTKQDSVNMMKNIIKLGISLVTYLRNLFEEKAYEEVCIQELKLKRLLPINSESHMIINWLEKGVFDAIEKEYLRILILDINDIYDNTLECYKFSFSYNTAKGGEIDITLETSANNDPNNLGNNTTTTANNNNNNNNNNNNNNDNGAMEYSGLMEERRKNYNLNRLQNIKDRLLNKNGAKQKKEPSLLLKKNAKEKTYELLRSLVLLTQTLSPLPEKTYLSMKLLYYDEIVPYNYQPPYFRNPGNRDLLKFMSMPKENFVGKIDTGHHFLSIIVNSTCNNSTQENSAYEYYSNSNKMESNTNVKDMHNEYNQNNAIDNHADNYATNLGTHLSNNYNRNINKGYTDDAFHSYHHKYCNSTYSKYYNSCINKYYGNYTNIHKTNGYESEQSKCCSLFHDEEQYEYLKNYLKKCKRNDDKNDYIITDDDENNKTLEQNYLDHTHRIYKNRRTKHYAHAPKMEQYFTQNNEYITNGQRLQLNKIKKNERDTRIRKTNRNKLLAGSILNNTNPDDSIITRKRKTKNPSLARILKSNNYPEYSSNSESNECCVKLGKIISQNNINENDNDNGDDCVQVEKREIENYKKNKNRISDDNQGYEIKKNKYKKKNNPIQVISSNYHPNNTHINTTFPLKTRKKSQNNYTINETDLQSSTIKMATDKLLQEKEATCEENDIQMNTRGRRYNFSKEFNQNSSPKSQINTKEKIRNRRIDKEKQRIINEHITISKKNKLLGRIKIYITRYKILDISRIKKKIPTASINDINNVLNNLINENIIQKNEDNSYIFVKNKNSQNIKSTSIQKNRDLNYQNGDGHLQNGTEAHNTSIMLDQQKFNIYSTNNDANYIDKSSNEQNTIFDISKESDTKNLEKQGKDIDKTKYPISNVYDNSKHVTNPPNNDNPSYLPTNNLNKLSMQKGNTNEIAKIAENNELEEAAEINNDIQKLYDDVYSLCQKTKYVNKEIITKGLRIYPLLSKPLMNRLMKEGVLKKKLIKNKGYESNIFVPIENIFQGNKSSNSNENVLTENENFPSKDFCDNIKAD
- a CDS encoding H/ACA ribonucleoprotein complex subunit 1, putative, yielding MGQFKHHKKNNFKKNYDNDFKMGKIILGGTYFKSCENDLVIKNSLENLVPYFNGRIFLENKEEIGKVEEVLGPINEFYFSVKLKEGILAKSFSSDTKFYIDESQTLPLSRFLPQDKSAEKKNPKKKKTNRDKKKNSNNNVNKNFNKQNKFGSGGKNRNDRNNWNNSGGNNFGGGNRNKGNSNFKNRSNSGRKFGNQRGRF